The proteins below are encoded in one region of Patescibacteria group bacterium:
- a CDS encoding alanine--tRNA ligase, with translation MKPNEVRQKFLTFFEDKGHKIVSSSSLVPDGDPSVLFTTAGMQQFKPYYLGKKSAIEDFKSLNTASSQKCIRTSDIEEVGDISHLTFFEMLGNFSFGGYFKKEAIRYAYEFIVNELGLEIDYVTVFIGDENVPFDKESYEIWKDFVPEEKIKRFGKEDNFWGPTGKEGPCGPTTEIYVNGVEVWNLVFNEYYCREDGKLDPLSQKGVDTGMGLERLSMMVGKTPTIFETDLFGHIIKEIEKVSGISYFDSGYEKVFRIIADHIKASVFILSDGVAPSNSERGYVLRRLIRRVVRHLKILNIESSFMVKVAKIVVEDYKDVYPDLLKKEVEITSELKAEEERYEETLKEGIKQFEKFSRHGISGHDAFILFSTYGFPFEETLELAKEKGIKVDEVGFKEEFKRHQEVSRAGMEKKFKGGLSGTSPEETRLHTATHLLHKALREILGEHVSQKGSNITPERLRFDFSHAEKMTPEELKKVETLVNQKISEKLPVTVEEMTPEDAREKGAIGIFGDKYGEKVKVYSVGNFSKEICGGPHVSNTSELGHFKIKKEEATSAGVRRIKAVFE, from the coding sequence ATGAAGCCGAACGAAGTTAGGCAGAAATTCCTTACGTTCTTTGAGGACAAGGGGCATAAAATAGTGTCTTCATCTTCGCTTGTGCCCGACGGCGATCCGTCGGTGCTTTTTACTACTGCTGGTATGCAGCAATTTAAGCCGTATTATCTTGGCAAGAAGAGCGCTATAGAGGATTTCAAATCTTTAAATACTGCATCAAGTCAGAAGTGTATCAGGACATCTGACATTGAAGAGGTCGGAGACATAAGTCACCTTACTTTCTTTGAGATGCTCGGCAACTTTTCTTTTGGCGGATATTTTAAAAAAGAAGCGATAAGATACGCTTATGAGTTTATAGTAAATGAGCTTGGTTTGGAAATAGATTATGTGACAGTGTTTATCGGTGATGAAAATGTTCCTTTTGATAAAGAATCGTATGAAATATGGAAAGATTTTGTTCCCGAAGAGAAGATTAAAAGATTTGGTAAGGAAGATAACTTTTGGGGGCCGACGGGGAAAGAAGGCCCTTGCGGTCCGACAACCGAGATATATGTAAACGGGGTTGAAGTATGGAACTTGGTATTTAATGAATATTATTGTCGGGAGGATGGAAAACTTGATCCTCTGTCGCAGAAAGGTGTTGATACAGGTATGGGGTTGGAGCGCCTCTCTATGATGGTTGGTAAGACGCCGACTATTTTTGAGACGGACTTATTCGGACACATTATTAAAGAGATAGAAAAAGTCTCCGGTATAAGCTATTTTGATTCCGGCTACGAGAAAGTTTTCAGGATAATTGCCGACCATATAAAAGCTTCCGTCTTTATACTTTCAGACGGAGTGGCGCCTTCAAACTCTGAGAGAGGATATGTTCTTAGGCGTCTTATCAGAAGGGTGGTCCGTCATCTAAAAATTCTAAACATTGAATCATCTTTTATGGTTAAGGTGGCTAAGATTGTTGTTGAAGACTATAAAGATGTTTATCCGGATTTGCTAAAAAAGGAGGTTGAGATTACGAGCGAGCTTAAGGCTGAAGAAGAAAGGTATGAAGAAACGCTTAAGGAGGGGATTAAGCAGTTTGAGAAATTTTCCAGGCACGGAATTTCCGGGCATGACGCTTTTATCCTTTTTTCCACTTATGGTTTCCCTTTTGAGGAAACACTGGAACTGGCAAAAGAGAAAGGGATTAAGGTTGACGAAGTGGGCTTTAAAGAAGAGTTTAAGAGGCACCAAGAAGTGTCTCGCGCCGGCATGGAGAAGAAGTTTAAAGGCGGTCTTTCCGGCACAAGTCCGGAGGAGACACGACTTCATACCGCCACTCATCTTTTGCATAAGGCATTAAGAGAAATTTTAGGCGAGCACGTGTCACAGAAGGGTAGCAACATCACGCCGGAGCGCTTGCGATTTGACTTCTCTCACGCGGAGAAAATGACCCCGGAAGAGCTGAAGAAAGTGGAGACTTTGGTAAACCAGAAGATAAGCGAGAAGCTGCCTGTGACCGTAGAAGAGATGACTCCGGAAGATGCGAGAGAGAAGGGGGCGATAGGGATCTTCGGCGACAAGTATGGCGAGAAAGTGAAAGTCTACTCGGTAGGAAACTTCAGTAAAGAAATCTGCGGCGGACCCCATGTCTCCAACACCAGCGAGCTTGGACACTTCAAGATAAAGAAAGAGGAGGCGACTTCTGCCGGAGTAAGGCGCATTAAGGCGGTGTTTGAGTAA